Proteins from a genomic interval of Nematostella vectensis chromosome 5, jaNemVect1.1, whole genome shotgun sequence:
- the LOC5505651 gene encoding acid-sensing ion channel 2 produces MADQPRPSVRALVRDFVDRTTCHGIGQINGPQSPLWRVFWMVTFVAGLGMVVHQGVTLFGTFLDRPTSTTIDMTYAPAMDFPAVTICNLNAIRKDHLSQFPDADVLLKGFSEASTPSVTVFLGKDVESFIKQHSEAGPNVTLDPELAFKDVMVEIFAQSELKKLRMAGHGFEELVLGCTWNNIKCNKGDFLKYWRPFWNFRYGNCYTFNQGMSENGVAIKPLTLSNTGPNYGLTLDLFINQEQYIAPYTQEAGVRILLSDQNQIPFPDSDGFTVSPSSSSAVGIKKIFITRIDPFNNGSCYKVTKGLEEGSIYKSVFSHDMGYSVQGCMNSCLANKQRELCNCTEGRFDMMTGLICQEIEAWQCLNRVNMMYQEGGLKCLEKCPQPCTQNVFSRSMSHAHWAEEYKKALSKFIPNNGNGSSVDPNELISHNILRVKIYFEELNMETITYKRNYPVESFLGDVGGQLGLWIGVSVITCAEFAKLLIDLVLCVAKKMNRSDKVQSVCIGRGN; encoded by the exons ATGGCAGATCAACCCAGGCCCTCTGTCCGGGCACTGGTCAGAGACTTCGTGGACCGGACAACTTGTCATGGCATCGGACAGATTAATGGACCACAGTCACCATTATGGCGAGTATTCTGGATGGTAACCTTCGTGGCAGGACTGGGAATGGTGGTTCATCAAGGCGTCACCTTATTCGGCACCTTCCTAGACAGGCCGACATCCACAACCATTGATATGACTTACGCCCCG gCGATGGATTTCCCAGCTGTAACAATCTGCAATTTGAATGCAATTCGTAAAGATCATCTTAGTCAGTTTCCGGATGCGGATGTGCTATTAAAAGGATTCAGTGAAGCATCTACTCCTTCGGTTACTGTTTTTTTGGGCAAAGATGTGGAGTCATTTATTAAGCAACACAGTGAGGCCGGACCAAATGTTACCCTTGATCCCGAACTAGCTTTTAAAGATGTTATGGTGGAAATATTTGCCCAGTCAGAGTTGAAAAAACTTCGAATGGCAGGGCACGGTTTTGAAGAACTCGTGCTTGGATGTACGTGGAATAACATCAAATGCAACAAGGG AGATTTTCTGAAGTACTGGAGGCCGTTTTGGAACTTTCGCTATGGAAATTGTTATACATTCAACCAAGGCATGAGTGAAAATGGAGTAGCGATAAAACCTCTCACGTTGTCAAACACCGGACCAAATTACG GTCTGACATTGGATTTGTTCATAAATCAAGAGCAATACATTGCACCGTATACACAAGAAGCCGGCGTTCGGATCTTGCTGTCGGATCAAAATCAAATCCCTTTTCCCGACTCTGACGGCTTCACAGTCTCGCCTAGTTCATCTTCTGCTGTTGGAATAAAGAAG ATCTTTATCACTCGCATCGACCCGTTCAACAACGGAAGTTGTTACAAAGTGACCAAGGGTCTTGAGGAGGGAAGCATTTATAAGTCCGTCTTTTCTCATGATATGGGATATTCTGTGCAG GGCTGTATGAACTCCTGTCTGGCGAACAAACAAAGAGAACTGTGTAACTGCACCGAGGGAAGGTTTGACATGATGACAGGCTTGATTTGCCAGGAAATTGAAGCAT GGCAATGCCTTAACCGTGTTAACATGATGTATCAAGAGGGAGGTTTGAAATGCCTGGAGAAGTGCCCTCAGCCATGCAC tcAAAATGTGTTCTCTCGATCAATGTCACATGCTCATTGGGCAGAGGAGTACAAG AAAGCATTATCAAAGTTTATTCCGAATAATGGCAATGGAAGCAGCGTGGATCCCAATGAGCTCATCAG TCATAACATCTTACGCGTGAAGATTTACTTCGAGGAGCTTAACATGGAAACGATAACTTACAAAAGGAATTATCCG gTGGAAAGTTTCCTTGGAGACGTCGGAGGTCAGCTTGGGTTGTGGATCGGCGTGTCGGTGATCACGTGTGCAGAGTTTGCTAAGCTCCTGATTGACTTGGTGTTGTGCGTAGCGAAGAAGATGAATCGATCGGATAAAGTGCAATCAGTGTGCATAGGACGGGGGAATTGA
- the LOC5505650 gene encoding degenerin deg-1, producing MGRLFSKAKKPDTPNHPESQDGQSLSSLLRDFCGYTSFGGLGRVIDSPYLVLRVTWFLLFLAGFLYATVQLTSLYTTYQQRPLNTRVSLQNRDRLEFPSVTVCNFNVIKKSKIDQLGNSDLKESFKKFADDDDDDDDDDDDDEPTTSANFQPTSTANSNNTEPVSSVNITNNTIPTLSSLVQNSTSSPTTATETAASDDTDGSFSTDEGLDGFMSRQLLEATGDHSEVLEEDNSAYDDEFDDLPSNLMEDFRMSEDLAIRIAKERFENITRLGHQFDSLVRKCSWRGSDCRANATTGRYWGRFWHNKYGNCFVFNPLIGWNGKKRRALTALRAGPNYGLTLELNVEQDEYIDGLSTKAGAVIQVSPVGYMPFPEEEGIDVSPGFSTSIALTKVKISRVDAFGNRSCVNEITEKDRENLYHVKYNATYSKTACLNFCLAYNQRKTCNCMEYRFPVEEEAVCDTMNKTTVECLRRVREMLKMKKLNCTAECSAPCNQETYKTTSSFSMWPALNYKEKINKNMKWKKPEEELSHNLLQARIFYKEFNMEMIEETISYELVNFIADIGGQLGLWLGVSVLTGAEVLELILLFVVHLKRKLHAQIRGAKQIANP from the exons ATGGGGCGCCTTTTTAGTAAAGCCAAAAAGCCCGACACCCCAAACCATCCTGAGAGTCAAGATGGACAGTCGCTTAGTTCCCTTTTACGTGACTTTTGCGGCTATACGTCGTTTGGGGGACTCGGTCGAGTGATCGACTCTCCTTATTTGGTATTGCGCGTCACGTGGTTCTTGCTGTTTTTGGCGGGATTCCTTTACGCTACGGTGCAGCTGACGTCACTGTACACTACTTACCAGCAAAGGCCACTCAACACTAGGGTGTCTCTACAAAACAGAGAC CGTTTGGAGTTCCCAAGCGTCACAGTCTGTAACTTCAACGTGATAAAGAAGTCAAAGATCGACCAGCTAGGAAACAGTGATCTAAAAGAGAGCTTCAAAAAGTTTGcagatgacgatgacgatgacgatgacgatgacgatgacgatgaacCAACGACATCAGCCAATTTCCAACCAACGTCGACAGCCAATTCCAACAACACTGAACCAGTCTCGTCTGTCAACATAACTAACAACACTATACCAACTTTATCTTCTCTTGTACAAAATTCCACAAGTTCGCCAACAACAGCCACCGAGACTGCGGCATCTGACGACACCGATGGCTCGTTTTCTACGGATGAGGGTCTGGATGGTTTCATGTCGAGACAATTGCTGGAGGCTACTGGAGATCACAGTGAAGTACTTGAAGAGGACAACTCAgcttatgatgatg AATTTGACGATCTACCGAGTAATTTAATGGAAGACTTCCGTATGAGCGAGGACCTTGCAATAAGAATCGCGAAGGAGAGATTTGAGAATATTACAAGGCTTGGCCACCAGTTCGACTCGCTCGTGCGCAAGTGCAGTTGGAGAGGGTCAGATTGCAG AGCTAATGCAACAACCGGGAGGTACTGGGGCAGGTTCTGGCACAACAAGTATggaaattgttttgttttcaacccTCTGATTGGCTGGAACGGCAAGAAGCGCAGGGCGCTCACGGCTCTGAGGGCGGGGCCAAATTATG GCTTGACACTTGAACTGAATGTCGAGCAGGACGAATACATTGACGGCTTAAGCACCAAAGCAGGTGCGGTGATCCAGGTGTCTCCTGTTGGCTACATGCCGTTCCCAGAAGAGGAAGGCATCGATGTCTCGCCTGGCTTTTCTACATCGATTGCACTTACAAAG GTAAAGATAAGTCGGGTCGACGCTTTCGGGAACAGAAGCTGTGTCAATGAAATAACAGAGAAAGACAGAGAAAATTTGTACCATGTGAAGTACAACGCTACCTACTCGAAAACA GCATGTCTTAACTTTTGCCTGGCGTACAACCAAAGGAAGACTTGTAATTGCATGGAATACCGCTTTCCGGTAGAAGAAGAGGCCGTTTGCGACACAATGAACAAGACAACAG TGGAGTGCTTGAGAAGAGTACGCGAAATGCTGAAGATGAAGAAGTTGAATTGTACAGCCGAGTGCTCAGCGCCTTGCAA TCAAGAAACTTACAAGACAACATCTTCTTTTTCCATGTGGCCGGCCTTGAACTACAAG GAGAAAATCAATAAGAACATGAAGTGGAAAAAACCTGAAGAAGAATTGAG tcACAACTTGCTGCAAGCGCGTATATTTTACAAAGAATTCAACATGGAAATGATAGAGGAAACCATTTCTTACGAG CTTGTGAACTTCATTGCGGATATCGGAGGACAATTGGGCCTGTGGTTGGGAGTGTCCGTGTTGACTGGGGCCGAGGTCCTGGAGCTGATTCTACTATTTGTGGTTcatttgaaaagaaaacttCACGCACAAATAAGAGGAGCTAAGCAGATAGCAAACCCTTAG
- the LOC5505652 gene encoding basigin, which produces MAVPTSSPLCLLLVCLSLASLSLGGPAIIEPWPDNLHPIEGENIAVTCVAFDENDPNGRPVIKFARNLDLGGTKQITDEGPNGHTYFTTEKKMDGRKVSTTLHINNVTLNDDTKNGGRYQCEAYASSAPGAAADDVYGFTITVIERSEIPKIQVSEDEIVKFGDSVSLGCNLTDVGTNKLRNPIDHIAWIKDNKLIDETFSPEKKRLDNLEVKIDSPEDAGIFTCVLTAKLRNIRPYKIYGNITVQVTPHLFRTEVTTHQFYKGDPGKMVCSAQGNPIEVTWKRKDRNDKQVVVLNQTEPDNRYSFSNSGYRGFTLTINPLEYMDRGSFYCCIKGENNTNTEDTTGCQEFLLRVKDPLGPLWPVLGIIAEAILLAIIIFIVEKRKKKTEKSVKERVEFSFSSTDEGDKGTVRLRPAAAGTPTDANA; this is translated from the exons ATGGCCGTTCCAACAAGTTCTCCGCTTTGTCTGCTCCTAGTTTGTTTATCCCTCGCTTCTCTTTCTCTTG GTGGTCCAGCAATTATTGAGCCATGGCCTGATAACCTCCACCCAATTGAGGGAGAGAATATAGCTGTCACATGTGTAGCATTTGACGAAAATGACCCCAATGGTAGACCAGTTATCAAGTTTGCCCGCAATCTAGATTTAGGGGGGACAAAACAGATCACTGATGAGGGCCCAAATGGACACACCTACTTTACAACTGAGAAAAAAA TGGACGGTCGGAAAGTGTCCACCACGTTGCACATCAACAATGTCACCCTGAATGACGACACAAAGAATGGTGGGCGCTACCAGTGTGAAGCCTACGCTAGTAGTGCTCCTGGTGCCGCCGCTGATGATGTTTATGGATTCACCATCACTGTGATCGAGC GTTCTGAAATCCCtaaaatccaagtttctgagGATGAAATTGTCAAGTTTGGGGATTCTGTCAGTTTAGGATGTAACCTGACTGATGTTGGCACAAATAAACTGCGGAATCCAATAgatcacatagcttggatcaAAGACAACAAGCTCATTGACGAAACCTTCAGCCCTGAGAAAAAAAGACTAGATAACTTGGAGGTTAAGATTGATAGCCCTGAAGATGCAGGAATCTTCACCTGTGTTCTTACGGCAAAGCTCAGGAATATCAGGCCTTACAAGATCTATGGCAACATAACTGTTCAAG ttaCGCCTCATCTCTTCAGGACTGAGGTGACGACCCATCAGTTCTACAAGGGAGATCCTGGCAAGATGGTCTGCTCTGCCCAAGGCAACCCTATTGAGGTTACCTGGAAGAGAAAAGACAGGAATGATAAACAAGTAGTTGTCCTGAACCAGACAG AACCGGATAATAGGTACTCGTTTAGCAATTCAGGCTACAGAGGTTTCACCCTGACCATCAACCCTCTGGAATATATGGACCGAGGTAGCTTCTACTGTTGTATCAAGGGTGAAAACAACACCAACACTGAAGACACCACCGGCTGCCAAGAGTTTCTACTCCGTGTAAAAG aCCCCTTGGGACCTCTGTGGCCGGTTCTGGGAATCATTGCGGAAGCCATCTTGCTTGCCATTATCATCTTTATTGTTGAGAAGCGCAAGAAAAAGACGGAAAAGT CTGTCAA GGAACGTGTCGAGTTCAGCTTCAGTTCCACAGATGAAGGTGACAAGGGTACTGTCCGCCTTCGCCCTGCTGCTGCGGGCACGCCGACGGATGCCAACGCCTAG